The sequence CCCTGAAACAAGTACACATCATCAACCATCTCAATTTTTCAAACGTGTGGTTGATATAATACGGTGCAGTTGAGTCTGTGTTACTGGGTGGTTAGTTTGGGGAGACAAACTTGTGTGCTCGACACACAATAACATGCACGTAGGTGCTCCTAACTACAATACTCATCAGACAAACTTTATTGGTCATATTTCTAAAAATACTTGACATGCAAAGAATGTCAAAGCGCAGCCAGGCCCTTGTGatagtgtccacaattagatTTCTTTCATTATAGCAACCGTGGTGGTTTTTTTAGTGTGGCTATGGCTTTGAACATCTTTTTACATGTTTCGGTTATTCAGTTATTCGCGATCAAGGGCTTAACATAGATAACGAAGTGGATGGAATACAAATTTATGTGAACAACAGGTTTCTAACCCAGACAAGCATTCAATTAAGCAACGCCAGGCCATAttgctttcacacacagggcgGAGCAGTACAGCTCCAGAGTCCAAGTTCATTCCTAGCCAAACAATGTACGGCAACTGTTGTCGATAATCAATGCCCTTTGGTTTGTCCTTCAACACGAAATGCCTACACCAAAGCCAATCAGGTACAGTGACTTGTTGGTGACCAGTGTATGACAAATTGGTTGCCCTGGGCAACCAAAAACATGTCTGGGCAACTGAAATGGCAAACTAAGGTTGTCCATATTAACCCAAGGACTAACCCAACTGAAGCCGTGCACACTTAGTGGTTCACCTGTTCATCTGCAGCACTCGAAGCCAATCCTTCCTGTTTCCATATTGACCACTTTGTCCCTGTAGTACCAAACGCCACTTACCTCCAAACGTCAACTACCCATTGCAGAAGAAAGTTTGAAATTGCAAGTCAACGTGATTTATCAGACGATGATCAGTCAATTTCAAGTGATGTCTCTGAAGTAGTTAGTAGACCAGTGCATTACAATCGAAGGCAGTGACGGCCTCTGGAGTGTCAAATAAGACCAAGACTTCAAAGGAACACACAACCTATCCTATTTCATTTAGTTTATGGGAAACCAGTGTAATGACCGGGCAACTAAAAGTGTAACGTATGGTTGCCCCTAAAAGTGTAACGTATGGTTGCCCCGGGACTACTCAGAGATGAGAGAATTTGTCATACACTGGTGATGAAGATGACAGAAATAAAAAGATCCAGTGACCTCGAAAAACCTGATTCGATAAAAAATACAATCAGTAGGGTAGAAGGTGGGCCACTGGCTGAGAGACAACTCAATTACAATTTTGCTTTACTTGTGCTTACTTTAGTAGCGGAGTTGCTTCTATGCCTGTTGGAAGTGGACTGCTATGACTCGACGGACTTTGACTGCTTTCTCTGCTACTTATCATCAAACTGCAATCAATCGGTCACACCATTACAACACGTTTACACGGAGATCATGCTCGTAGTGTATCACCTGTCTATACGTCTGTAAGCATCTTGTAGTCTCCTGTGCAGCTGACGAGCCTCGGCAGCTGCTTCATCGGCTTTTCGTTCGGCAGAGATCACGCGTTCGTCGACAGGCTGTGTTTTTGCATTCTAAACCATCCAACGTGTTAGTAGTTTCCATCTGAAGGTACACAGCAGCGATCCAGTCGATCATACATACCTGGCTTCTGTCAATCTTTTGTATTAATCTTACAGTCATGTCTACATACTCTTTTCTCACCTTGTAAGAAGCATACTGTCAATATATGCTAACCCTAATAGTATGATATGTCACTATCAATCACCTCGTCAATAGTTTCTTCACATTCTCTCCGAATCTGCTGTTCTGATGAAGCTTGAGACCGACGAACCTGTACACATAGAACCCAATTTGCTATATAAAGCAGTTTGTCTCTATAGATTATAAAGCAgccgctgtgtgtgtgtgtgtgtgtgtgtgtgtgtgtgtgtgtgtgtgtgtgtgtgtgtgcgcatgtgaaGTAAACACAAAGTACCTGAGATAACTCCGCTTTCAACTGCTTGTTCTCGTCTTTTACTCGCCCCAACTGTCCCTGCAGTTTCGAAACGGTCGCTGACAACGTGTGACACGAGTCGACGAGGAGCAAGTAGTGGGAGCAGCCTCGTCTCCCAGCTTGATTTGCCCAGTCTATAGGCGTCTGTCCATCCTCATCTTCGTTGGTCACATCCACGTTCGCTTCTACCAGCACTTGTAAACAATGGAGATGCCCCTGCCGAGCTGCTATATGAGCTGGTGTGACGCCAGTGTCATCAGCCAAAGACACTAAATATTTTCATGCATTACCATGCCTGCTTACATCAATTGGTAACACAAGACACACTTACTGCTGCCATTGCTCTGGGTTTCCTTGACTTTTGAAAGCAAGAATGATAAACATTCGTCCTACACAAAGTAAAGATTGAGAATGAAATGGGCACTACATAAACGAAGGTATGACAACACACCTGTCCGTGATAAGCAGCATGATGCAATAAAGTCAATCCCTTGTCAAACGTCTCTATTTCTCCATCAGCTGCTTCAACGAGGATCTTCAGGCACTCAATGTGGCCATTCTAGACAAACACGCCCCATTCTATAAATCATACCCATCGCCTTATACAGTCAAAAATGTTGTACAGTGATGGAAACTAATGCAGGTGTGATGAAGTCGACATCCTGGATGTGAACCGCTTCAGGTGGAGCTTGATCAATGAGCCACCTCAAACAATCCAAGTGTCCTCCCTCGGCAGCCTTGTGAATGGGCGTCGATCCGTGACTGTCTCGAGTTGTAGAAGCAAAGTCGATGTCTTTGTCTAGGACAAGTCGTTGCTGAAACAAAACGAAACAAAGATATCGGTATTGGTCTACAGTATGTAACGATGATGACCAACCAGAAGGTCGATATCTCCATGAGCAGCGGCTTGCATTCCTCTCGACTGGTTGGCAAACGTGACCGCAGCCTGAAAAATTTGTATTTCACTCCATCGATTCAATAATCTCAATTCATGATTTCTCGACCTGTCTGGCATCTCGGACGTTAACTGGACGTTCGACGGACATCATATTTCTGTTGCTCTCTAGCCGTTGTGATATCAACTGATGAGATGGAGTAGacaaatgttgttgttgttgttgtcttgtctGAGGGGTTGAACTCTCACCATCTAGCTGCTCGGGTGGTCTGCTATCAGATGGCACAGAAAACTCCCCCACGCTGTGAGGTGGACGACCACTTCCCGATCCCTGATGTCCACCCTTCACTGAGAGACGCACATTTTTAGTTGAAATCACAAACTAAAACATGAACTCTCTTACTGTTGCGGCTGCGCGAAGGGGATTCCCCGTTTGTAATCACATTCTCTTCCTTGTCCATTTCTTCGAGCGCCGCTTCCAAGTATTCGTCGATATCGTCCTCTCTCGTATTACTACTCTCTCCCGAATCGGATTCTAGCCCACCGGCAGCATGAAGCTTGgtactgtacagacagaccagacactACGAGTGACACACCGactagtcacgtgacgtctGATTTGCTCACCTCGACGACGTCATCTCTGAAGGCTCTTCTTCTCCGTCTCCGCGATCTCTGAACTCCGGCACGCTCGAGTATTCCTAGAGCGGGAAACAACGCGTGAGCTCGTGCGCCGCACGTGATGTCCACGAAGGAATGCAAACAatgacaagcacacatgcCGCCCGATCACAGGAAAGGACGACCTGCCGGGAAAGACACCACCAACAGTAGCTAGAGTGCCAATGGTAACAACACAGCATCGACTCGTCCCATCTCCCAACGTGTGCAACCGATTGCGCGCGCTAGCAACCGCCAAACGCGACTCAACAAACCATCCGCCCCCGGATGCAGCAAGCCATCCAGCACTACCAGCTTCTTCACCCTTCACGAAACCCGTCGCAATCACACCTTAGAAAAGCTCAGATCATCAAAAACCACCGAGCAATGATCCTCCTTGCTTGAAACCGCACCCATCGGTCACCAAACGGAAAAGAGTTTAGCTAAGCAGACCAACAGCCTCGAGCCCACACTACCGCTAACGAAATCCAATCGAGTCCAACGATATCTGACGCGATTCGAAAAGCACAACGAGATAAGCGACGTCGCCCAAAGCCGTGGGGCTAATGCTCAAGCAGCAAGCGAACCGAGTTTGATGTAACCGCCTCGCCACGCCTACACGTCAACCTCGTCGCACCGGGTTACGACATTGGCATGCGAGTATCTGCTACGAACCGGAAGTGTCGACATGGGAGCGCCGCTCCACAGCCGTCGGCAGTGAATCACGACAAGAAAATTTTTCAGCACCTGACATCCGAGTTAAATCACGCCGTTTCGTTTACCACCCGAATCGGCGCGCTCCGACCGCCATACGCATCGTCGCGGCGAATAAATCGAAATGTATCACTAACCCTCTGCTGGTACCGCCACCGTCGCAAATCTTGTGTCGACTACACTTGGACTTAACAGTAATAATAACTGAGTTTCGGGGAGTCAGCTCGGTTGGATTGACGTCACCCACATTCGGGCATGCGCAGTCGAGGAGTCGATTGAAACAGCCTGCTAGCTGCTCTGTCGGGCGCATAGTGGTGTGATTTCGTCTGCATATGTTGTCATATAGTTTACGATGACCGACACTGCTAGTACCAAGTCGTTCCCGTTGTCTGCTGAGTTTGTAGAGCGACAGTTCCGGAGTCGTCGTCAGCAGCGGATTCGACACAGTTGGTTCTCTGTTGCTCGCTTTAAACGCAACATGCTGACGAAAGGAGTGAGTAGTGGGTATGTTGTTTATTGAGGGATGCTCATTTGACATTGTCGCTTGTTTTGTCGTGGAAGGTGCTGCAGAGTTTTCTTGAGAATTCATCGTTTGGTGTCGTATTGCAAATTGTGTTAGCTGGTAGGGACGTTTGTCTAAGTTTTCGGGTGTTGGAGAGTTGCATTGATATGTGACTAATTGGTTTTGTGTGCACAGTTGTATGCACCCTCATATGTCAGTCACAAGGTGAGAAGGTGATTGTTAACAGTGTGTTTAATAGGTTAGAATTAGGCGAATGATGAATGTACAGTAGGTGGTGAATGTCAGATGGAATGTAGATTGTCAGaattgtaatttattgtaGAAGATGCTGTATGTCTTGACCGACTTTATGTAAG is a genomic window of Corticium candelabrum chromosome 11, ooCorCand1.1, whole genome shotgun sequence containing:
- the LOC134186558 gene encoding serine/threonine-protein phosphatase 6 regulatory ankyrin repeat subunit B-like isoform X1, with translation MGAVSSKEDHCSVVFDDLSFSKEYSSVPEFRDRGDGEEEPSEMTSSSTKLHAAGGLESDSGESSNTREDDIDEYLEAALEEMDKEENVITNGESPSRSRNMKGGHQGSGSGRPPHSVGEFSVPSDSRPPEQLDGESSTPQTRQQQQQHLSTPSHQLISQRLESNRNMMSVERPVNVRDARQAAVTFANQSRGMQAAAHGDIDLLQRLVLDKDIDFASTTRDSHGSTPIHKAAEGGHLDCLRWLIDQAPPEAVHIQDVDFITPALVSITNGHIECLKILVEAADGEIETFDKGLTLLHHAAYHGQDECLSFLLSKVKETQSNGSMSLADDTGVTPAHIAARQGHLHCLQVLVEANVDVTNEDEDGQTPIDWANQAGRRGCSHYLLLVDSCHTLSATVSKLQGQLGRVKDENKQLKAELSQVRRSQASSEQQIRRECEETIDEVRKEYVDMTVRLIQKIDRSQNAKTQPVDERVISAERKADEAAAEARQLHRRLQDAYRRIDSLMISSRESSQSPSSHSSPLPTGIEATPLLKEYLSRMTHQVPQGHTSKPAVNDRPALDGQLNNGGTAGTMVGKPNPPPRFDSWQKSLALQRVTDSSEWSDQGLHGSSNTLQSSGSSVEI
- the LOC134186558 gene encoding synphilin-1-like isoform X2 — encoded protein: MTSSSTKLHAAGGLESDSGESSNTREDDIDEYLEAALEEMDKEENVITNGESPSRSRNMKGGHQGSGSGRPPHSVGEFSVPSDSRPPEQLDGESSTPQTRQQQQQHLSTPSHQLISQRLESNRNMMSVERPVNVRDARQAAVTFANQSRGMQAAAHGDIDLLQRLVLDKDIDFASTTRDSHGSTPIHKAAEGGHLDCLRWLIDQAPPEAVHIQDVDFITPALVSITNGHIECLKILVEAADGEIETFDKGLTLLHHAAYHGQDECLSFLLSKVKETQSNGSMSLADDTGVTPAHIAARQGHLHCLQVLVEANVDVTNEDEDGQTPIDWANQAGRRGCSHYLLLVDSCHTLSATVSKLQGQLGRVKDENKQLKAELSQVRRSQASSEQQIRRECEETIDEVRKEYVDMTVRLIQKIDRSQNAKTQPVDERVISAERKADEAAAEARQLHRRLQDAYRRIDSLMISSRESSQSPSSHSSPLPTGIEATPLLKEYLSRMTHQVPQGHTSKPAVNDRPALDGQLNNGGTAGTMVGKPNPPPRFDSWQKSLALQRVTDSSEWSDQGLHGSSNTLQSSGSSVEI